A segment of the Marinomonas posidonica IVIA-Po-181 genome:
AATATAACGCCCAAAGCAGCGGCGCATTTACGCGTCCAACGGCCTTTGTTTGATAAGTGCGACTTCCTCAATAACATGCTCGATATTATGTGCCGCAGCCACTATTTCGTTCTGTCTTCTATTTCGTCGAATGGTTCAACCGAAATACGTTCAGCAATTTCACGCATTTTCTGCATTTTTTCTGGGTTACGATTTTCCCAAAACCGCTCCCAGTCTTCACGCGTGTTCCACTTAGCAATAGTCAGAACCTTTTCAGGCGGGTCATAGGAACGAAGCATAAAACTACCGAGCGCACCTTCCCTATCAACTAACACCGCCATAAAAGGCGAGCAACTTGTGGCGAGCCCAGCGCTGAAAGAGCGAGTTTTTAATGGCTTAGTTACTCGTTTAAGTTGGAAAGCCATCATATTTTTTTGACTTAATGCCAGCCTCATACCAAGAAGCATGTTCACTCCAAAATATATTATCTTGAGGAGAAATATTGGGGGCTGACTCTAAAATGCCTGCTGGTATCACAAGCGCTTTCCCAGAAATAGACAAATAAGGTACCGGCGAGCCACAACTTTTACAAAAGGCGCTAGTTATTGCTCTCCCAGGTAAATCATACCTTTTTACGCAATCTTCACCAGCTACCCATTCAATGTTCTCAGGCTGAGTGAATAAGTTTGAAGCATGCGCTGAACCTGTGGTTTTTTGACATTGAGAACAATGACATAGATGAAACTGCGAAAACGTATTTTCACATTTAAATTTCACCTCTCCACAAAGACAACTTCCGAATATTACTTCCATTCATTCACCTCTGAGATTTCAACCTGTAACGCCTGCCAGCAAGGGCGAGTGAAACGAGTCCAGCCAGCTTACTGGCGAATTGGCTGGCTTTGTGATGCTGGTTCAATCCAGATTATTTATTTTCTTTATTTGTTTTTCTAGAGCTTCGATATCTTTCTCATTAAATGGAGTGAAAAAATCACTTTTCTTATCCATTTCATCACAATAAATTTTAGTTATGAATTACTCTGCAAATTAAAGGGGTTAGAGTTAAATGATATTTTTACCTCCTTCCAGCGCAAACGCTCAAAACCGTGGTTATTTTTTAGGTAAAATGAGCCAATAATTAAAAAACTGATTAAAGGGCTCTGATCTCTTTATGCTCATTAAGCTCGATATTTCAAAGAGTTATAACGCCGTTTTAAGCGGCTTATAATAGTTTGCTAAAATGTAAAACGAAGTGGAACCGAGAAAACGGTTACGAGTCCGACTTGAAAATTCTTGTTAGGCGTCTACCTCTACTTTCCACCATTTAGGTCTTTTGGAAATATAGGAATGGCTTTTTGGAGCAATAGCTTTAACGTTAGGTCTATCAAATACACCCAATGCAATAGCAATTATTGGTTCATCGTCAAAAGCCCCAATCGTGCTGCCACAATTAGCACAAAAAGCTCTAGAAGAGTATTCAGAAGAGCGCCATTTTGAAGGCTCTCCATCAGCTCCTATCCAAGTTATATTTTCTTTAGGAAATTCGACCCACGCTTGGGTTAATGATCCAGAATGGCGCTGACATTGTCGACAAGAGCAAGTATGAGGTTTTAATGCAGGGCCTTTTGCAGAAAATCTAATATTTCCACAGAGACAGCCTCCTTCAAAAAATTGATTCTTCAAAATTTAAGTAACTCCTAAAGTTTGCAACAATGACGCCTAACGCCTTGCTCACCGGAAAATTTGGAGCGCAGCGAGTAGTTTTTCCGAGTACAGCAACTTGTTAGGCTTCTTTGCCCATGAAAATTGCTACACGCTCAAGCCCTGCATCGCGGTGGACTTCACCTTTGTGAAATTCTTCGCTTTCAATCATGGCTAGAAGGTTACGACGCTGAGGATAACGAACAAATATAAAATGATCCCAATGCTCTGCTAGCATACAATCCTTGTGACCGCCGAATAAACAAATTGGCTTTCCACCATAAACTGGGTATGCCCCTCTTCTCAGCAATTCAAAACCTGCAATTTTGGAATAGCGATCATAGGCTTCCTTTCCGCTGACATTTTTACTGTCTTCGTTGAAACCTCTGTACTCGGCGACCGGCTTATATTTATTTAGATTGTAAACAAAGAGTGTCTCGTCAAGATTTTGGGCTCTTGCTACTTCCATTTGCTTGTCATCTGGCCAAACAGCAATATTTTCAGCGCTCCAATTAGCGCTAGGTGTACCTTTATCGGTAGTCCCTTTGAACAACCGAATAAGCCATGATATCCATTTGACCATATGAAAAACAATCGATGGTTCCGGCTTAATTGCTAAGATGACATGCTCAACACAAAACCGTTCTAGAGCACCACCGAAGGCGGATAAGAAATTGAGTCCCTCTTGTAATGAGGAAAATTCGTCGATCAGAATTTCATCTACCAACATCCCTTCTCGAGCAACTGGGTCAGCCTTAACTCGATATAACCTTTTGCCACTAAAGCTATGCTCAGTTTCGTTCAGCCATTTATTGTAGTCATCAATATCTCTAACTTTCAGATGATAGACAAAAGACAAGCGACTTACCCCTTCCTTTTCTA
Coding sequences within it:
- a CDS encoding GFA family protein, whose protein sequence is MKNQFFEGGCLCGNIRFSAKGPALKPHTCSCRQCQRHSGSLTQAWVEFPKENITWIGADGEPSKWRSSEYSSRAFCANCGSTIGAFDDEPIIAIALGVFDRPNVKAIAPKSHSYISKRPKWWKVEVDA
- a CDS encoding GFA family protein, whose translation is MEVIFGSCLCGEVKFKCENTFSQFHLCHCSQCQKTTGSAHASNLFTQPENIEWVAGEDCVKRYDLPGRAITSAFCKSCGSPVPYLSISGKALVIPAGILESAPNISPQDNIFWSEHASWYEAGIKSKKYDGFPT